From a single Apium graveolens cultivar Ventura chromosome 2, ASM990537v1, whole genome shotgun sequence genomic region:
- the LOC141707632 gene encoding phospholipid--sterol O-acyltransferase-like isoform X8, whose product MKIRVLVLGFLVIGALYSCAVNGRALSGNYGKLSGIIIPGFASTQLRAWSILDCPFSPLDFNPLDLVWLDSTKLLSAVNCWLKCMLLDPYTQSDNPECKSRADTGLSAITEIDPGYITGPLSSVWKDWIKWCIEFGIEANAIIPAPYDWRLSPLKLEERDLYFHKLKLAFETALKHRGGPSIVFAHSLGNNVFRYFLEWLKLEIAPKAYIHWLDEHIHAYFAVGSPFLGSVQMIESTLSGVTFGLPVSEGTARLMSNSFASTLWMLPFSKYCRSDNMYRKHLAGNSKKGQKVYHCDVDKLKCNFSGWPTNVVNIEIPFRAGGDAYSSFLDAAQGNLSSMECGLSNLLSFSAHEVSDGTFFEAIKDYDPDSKRVLYQLNNSYHSDPILNPLTPWERPPLKNIFCIYGVDSKTEVGYYFAPSGKPYPDNWIITDVIYEIEGSLYSRSGNLVSGNPGATSGDETVPYNSLSWCKTWLGPKVNITRAPQSEHDGSDIQVQLNVEHIHEGDVVANMTRSPKVKYITYFEDSANLPGKKTAVWELDKEIS is encoded by the exons ATGAAAATACGAGTACTTGTATTGGGTTTTCTTGTCATCGGAGCTCTATACAGCTGCGCCGTCAACGGCAGAGCTTTATCCGGAAATTACGGAAAGCTATCGGGTATAATTATACCTGGGTTTGCTTCCACCCAGCTCAGAGCTTGGTCTATTTTGGATTGTCCATTCTCTCCACTTGATTTCAATCCTCTTGATTTAGTTTGGCTCGACTCCACCAAa CTTCTTTCTGCTGTGAATTGCTGGCTTAAGTGTATGCTTTTGGACCCTTACACCCAATCAGATAACCCTGAGTGCAAGTCTCGCGCTGACACTGGTCTTTCTGCAATTACGGAGATTGATCCAGGTTATATTACAG GTCCTCTTTCATCTGTGTGGAAAGATTGGATTAAGTGGTGCATTGAGTTTGGAATTGAGGCCAATGCAATAATTCCTGCTCCATATGACTGGAGGCTATCACCATTAAAGCTTGAGGAGCGAGACCTCTACTTTCACAAGCTAAA GCTCGCTTTTGAAACTGCACTTAAACACCGTGGCGGTCCCTCAATAGTTTTTGCTCATTCACTGGGCAACAATGTCTTCAGGTACTTTTTGGAGTGGCTGAAGCTTGAAATTGCACCCAAAGCATACATTCATTGGCTGGATGAACACATACATGCTTATTTTGCTGTTG GATCACCTTTTCTTGGTTCAGTTCAGATGATTGAATCAACACTTTCTGGAGTGACATTTGGTCTTCCTGTTTCTGAG GGGACAGCTCGATTGATGTCCAATTCATTTGCCTCTACACTTTGGATGCTGCCATTTTCAAAGTATTGTAGGTCTGATAATATGTACAGAAAGCATCTAGCTGGTAATAGCAAAAAAGGCCAAAAAGTGTACCATTGTGATGTAGACAAATTAAAGTGCAATTTTTCTGGGTGGCCAACTAATGTTGTCAACATTGAGATTCCTTTTCGGg CAGGAGGTGATGCTTATTCATCCTTTTTAGATGCTGCACAGGGAAACTTGTCTAGCATGGAATGCGGACTGTCAAACCTACTATCCTTCTCTGCCCATGAAGTATCAGATGGGACATTTTTCGAAGCAATAAAAGATTATGATCCTGATAGTAAAAGGGTCCTGTACCAACTTAATAA TTCGTATCATAGTGATCCGATTCTTAATCCACTAACACCTTGGGAAAGACCTCCTTTAAAGAACATCTTTTGCATCTACGGAGTTGATTCAAAAACTGAG GTTGGATATTATTTTGCACCAAGTGGCAAGCCTTACCCTGATAACTGGATCATAACTGATGTGATATATGAGATTGAAGGATCTTTATATTCCAG GTCGGGTAATCTTGTTAGTGGAAATCCAGGAGCAACAAGTGGTGACGAAACG GTGCCTTATAATTCCCTGTCTTGGTGCAAGACTTGGCTGGGGCCAAAAGTGAATATAACAAGGGCTCCACAG TCGGAACATGATGGATCAGACATACAGGTGCAGCTAAATGTTGAACACATTCACGAGGGGGATGTTGTTGCAAACATGACAAGGTCTCCGAAGGTTAAGTACATAACCTATTTTGAAGATTCTGCAAATCTTCCAGGAAAGAAGACAGCCGTTTGGGAACTTGATAAAG AAATATCGTGA
- the LOC141707632 gene encoding phospholipid--sterol O-acyltransferase-like isoform X5, producing MKIRVLVLGFLVIGALYSCAVNGRALSGNYGKLSGIIIPGFASTQLRAWSILDCPFSPLDFNPLDLVWLDSTKLLSAVNCWLKCMLLDPYTQSDNPECKSRADTGLSAITEIDPGYITGPLSSVWKDWIKWCIEFGIEANAIIPAPYDWRLSPLKLEERDLYFHKLKLAFETALKHRGGPSIVFAHSLGNNVFRYFLEWLKLEIAPKAYIHWLDEHIHAYFAVGSPFLGSVQMIESTLSGVTFGLPVSEGTARLMSNSFASTLWMLPFSKYCRSDNMYRKHLAGNSKKGQKVYHCDVDKLKCNFSGWPTNVVNIEIPFRDAAQGNLSSMECGLSNLLSFSAHEVSDGTFFEAIKDYDPDSKRVLYQLNNSYHSDPILNPLTPWERPPLKNIFCIYGVDSKTEVGYYFAPSGKPYPDNWIITDVIYEIEGSLYSRSGNLVSGNPGATSGDETVPYNSLSWCKTWLGPKVNITRAPQSEHDGSDIQVQLNVEHIHEGDVVANMTRSPKVKYITYFEDSANLPGKKTAVWELDKANHRNIVRSPVLMRELWLEMWNDIHPNKTTDFVTKAKRGPLRDEDCYWDYGKARCAWSENCEYRYVFGDVHLGQSCRLRSSSLNLLANYV from the exons ATGAAAATACGAGTACTTGTATTGGGTTTTCTTGTCATCGGAGCTCTATACAGCTGCGCCGTCAACGGCAGAGCTTTATCCGGAAATTACGGAAAGCTATCGGGTATAATTATACCTGGGTTTGCTTCCACCCAGCTCAGAGCTTGGTCTATTTTGGATTGTCCATTCTCTCCACTTGATTTCAATCCTCTTGATTTAGTTTGGCTCGACTCCACCAAa CTTCTTTCTGCTGTGAATTGCTGGCTTAAGTGTATGCTTTTGGACCCTTACACCCAATCAGATAACCCTGAGTGCAAGTCTCGCGCTGACACTGGTCTTTCTGCAATTACGGAGATTGATCCAGGTTATATTACAG GTCCTCTTTCATCTGTGTGGAAAGATTGGATTAAGTGGTGCATTGAGTTTGGAATTGAGGCCAATGCAATAATTCCTGCTCCATATGACTGGAGGCTATCACCATTAAAGCTTGAGGAGCGAGACCTCTACTTTCACAAGCTAAA GCTCGCTTTTGAAACTGCACTTAAACACCGTGGCGGTCCCTCAATAGTTTTTGCTCATTCACTGGGCAACAATGTCTTCAGGTACTTTTTGGAGTGGCTGAAGCTTGAAATTGCACCCAAAGCATACATTCATTGGCTGGATGAACACATACATGCTTATTTTGCTGTTG GATCACCTTTTCTTGGTTCAGTTCAGATGATTGAATCAACACTTTCTGGAGTGACATTTGGTCTTCCTGTTTCTGAG GGGACAGCTCGATTGATGTCCAATTCATTTGCCTCTACACTTTGGATGCTGCCATTTTCAAAGTATTGTAGGTCTGATAATATGTACAGAAAGCATCTAGCTGGTAATAGCAAAAAAGGCCAAAAAGTGTACCATTGTGATGTAGACAAATTAAAGTGCAATTTTTCTGGGTGGCCAACTAATGTTGTCAACATTGAGATTCCTTTTCGGg ATGCTGCACAGGGAAACTTGTCTAGCATGGAATGCGGACTGTCAAACCTACTATCCTTCTCTGCCCATGAAGTATCAGATGGGACATTTTTCGAAGCAATAAAAGATTATGATCCTGATAGTAAAAGGGTCCTGTACCAACTTAATAA TTCGTATCATAGTGATCCGATTCTTAATCCACTAACACCTTGGGAAAGACCTCCTTTAAAGAACATCTTTTGCATCTACGGAGTTGATTCAAAAACTGAG GTTGGATATTATTTTGCACCAAGTGGCAAGCCTTACCCTGATAACTGGATCATAACTGATGTGATATATGAGATTGAAGGATCTTTATATTCCAG GTCGGGTAATCTTGTTAGTGGAAATCCAGGAGCAACAAGTGGTGACGAAACG GTGCCTTATAATTCCCTGTCTTGGTGCAAGACTTGGCTGGGGCCAAAAGTGAATATAACAAGGGCTCCACAG TCGGAACATGATGGATCAGACATACAGGTGCAGCTAAATGTTGAACACATTCACGAGGGGGATGTTGTTGCAAACATGACAAGGTCTCCGAAGGTTAAGTACATAACCTATTTTGAAGATTCTGCAAATCTTCCAGGAAAGAAGACAGCCGTTTGGGAACTTGATAAAG CAAATCACAGAAATATCGTGAGATCCCCAGTTTTGATGCGGGAACTGTGGCTTGAGATGTGGAATGATATTCATCCAAATAAAACAACAGATTTTGTCACAAAAG CTAAGCGTGGACCATTAAGAGACGAAGACTGCTACTGGGATTATGGGAAAGCTCGTTGTGCCTGGTCGGAGAATTGCGAATATAG GTATGTGTTTGGAGATGTTCACCTGGGTCAGAGCTGCAGGCTTAGGAGTTCTTCACTCAATCTTCTTGCAAATTATGTATAA